The following proteins come from a genomic window of Andrena cerasifolii isolate SP2316 chromosome 6, iyAndCera1_principal, whole genome shotgun sequence:
- the LOC143369947 gene encoding uncharacterized protein LOC143369947, translating to MKIAIILAAVLLCWQLVAASHEHSKGKNNRRGEWKWPNGLHRKGSDEDSSSSEEGKRGSEEKKSRHHRSHNEIKLIEKHHADNSDSASSEENKSENENLQWVRELWVEVPGRGEKDKYGNGKSDEDSASSEESKSRDGQNGQKEGESSVKAEEKSDESSNDSSDSSSKDSSDSSSKDSSDSSSKDSSDSSSKDSSDSSNKDSSDSSSKDSSDSSSKGSSNSSSKDSSDSSSKDSSDSSSKDSSDSSSNDSSDSSSKDSSDSSSKDSSNSSSKDSSDSSSKSSSDSSTKDSSNSSSKDSSNSSSKDSSNSSSKDSSDSSSKSSSDSSSNDSSDSSSKVSSNSSSNESSDSSSKDTSDSSSKDSSDSSSKDSSNSSSKDSSKSSSNDSSDSSSKDSSDSSSKDSSDSSSKDSSNSSSKDSSNSSSKDSSDSSSKDSRNSSSKDSSNSSNKDSSNSSSKDSSDSSSKDSSDSSSKENDKEDNKHSTKKEKKEEHSSKEVEKAEEHESREEEKDSRNESREEEGIIGSEENAGTSKSDTDNMVGW from the coding sequence ATGAAGATCGCAATAATATTAGCAGCTGTGTTGCTGTGCTGGCAGCTAGTAGCAGCAAGCCACGAGCACAGCAAGGGGAAGAATAATAGACGCGGAGAATGGAAATGGCCTAATGGGCTGCACAGAAAAGGCAGTGATGAGGATTCATCTAGCAGCGAGGAAGGCAAACGtggtagtgaagaaaagaaatctAGGCACCACAGATCTCATAATGAAATTAAGTTGATTGAAAAGCATCATGCCGATAATTCAGATTCGGCAAGCAGCGAGGAGAACAAATCTGAGAACGAAAACTTGCAGTGGGTCCGTGAATTATGGGTAGAAGTCCCTGGCCGTGGCGAGAAAGATAAGTATGGAAATGGAAAATCGGACGAAGATTCAGCAAGTAGCGAGGAAAGTAAAAGTCGGGATGGTCAGAATGGTCAGAAAGAAGGTGAATCGAGTGTGAAGGCAGAGGAGAAGAGCGACGAAAGTAGCAACGATAGCAGCGATTCAAGTAGCAAGGACAGCAGCGATTCAAGTAGCAAGGACAGCAGCGATTCAAGCAGTAAGGACAGCAGCGATTCAAGTAGTAAGGACAGCAGCGATTCAAGTAACAAGGACAGCAGCGATTCGAGTAGCAAGGACAGCAGTGATTCAAGTAGCAAGGGCAGCAGCAATTCAAGTAGCAAGGACAGCAGCGATTCAAGTAGCAAGGACAGCAGCGATTCAAGTAGCAAGGACAGCAGCGATTCAAGTAGCAACGACAGCAGCGATTCAAGTAGCAAGGACAGCAGCGATTCAAGCAGCAAGGACAGTAGCAATTCAAGTAGCAAGGACAGCAGCGATTCAAGTAGCAAGAGCAGTAGCGATTCAAGTACCAAGGACAGTAGCAATTCAAGCAGCAAGGACAGTAGCAATTCAAGCAGCAAGGACAGTAGCAATTCAAGTAGCAAGGACAGCAGCGATTCAAGTAGTAAGAGCAGCAGCGATTCAAGTAGCAACGACAGCAGCGATTCAAGTAGCAAGGTCAGTAGCAATTCAAGCAGCAACGAGAGCAGCGATTCAAGTAGCAAGGACACCAGCGATTCAAGTAGCAAGGACAGTAGCGATTCAAGTAGCAAGGACAGTAGCAATTCAAGCAGCAAGGACAGTAGCAAATCAAGCAGCAACGACAGCAGCGATTCAAGTAGCAAGGACAGCAGCGATTCAAGTAGCAAGGACAGTAGCGATTCAAGTAGCAAGGACAGTAGCAATTCAAGCAGCAAGGACAGTAGCAATTCAAGTAGCAAGGACAGCAGCGACTCAAGTAGCAAGGACAGCAGGAATTCAAGTAGCAAGGACAGCAGCAATTCAAGCAACAAGGACAGTAGCAATTCAAGTAGCAAGGACAGCAGCGATTCAAGTAGCAAGGACAGCAGCGATTCAAGTAGCAAGGAGAACGATAAGGAAGATAATAAGCATTCCacgaaaaaggagaagaaggaggagcatTCTAGTAAGGAGGTAGAAAAGGCGGAAGAACACGAAAGCAGGGAGGAAGAAAAGGATAGCAGGAATGAATCGAGAGAGGAGGAAGGCATCATTGGATCAGAAGAGAATGCTGGTACATCTAAATCTGATACGGATAACATGGTAGGATGGTAG
- the LOC143369825 gene encoding uncharacterized protein LOC143369825, with translation MKEDSSVLPVFKIAVFLLILKNSQGDTRQWHEGSRGTYFDYGSPGGSQSSMSRNNDPASLRIAWNRPFKQQNAIKITRHPSGNPKENENDMLPNDKFIFPDLDIVRNRDHETFLPRIGEMPGCNGKTFCETIPSYPTKLVNEVIKSQNFGRVENVDAVDIGYRIGADPTESLCLSTERVVYPQAAKDVDKQWLYVVNHPNYTQGVRIETCTNEGQICNLIDGFAAGYVTTCEQKHIYRQLAAIVEDGSMDHRLFRFPSSCCCHIRFVGSSLRFKIDRSVDSQTTEDDVDTD, from the exons ATGAAAGAAGATAGCAGTGTGCTACCTGTATTTAAAATCGCCGTCTTTCTGCTG ATTCTGAAGAATTCGCAGGGTGATACACGACAATGGCACGAGGGATCCCGTGGAACTTACTTCGATTACGGTAGCCCCGGCGGCAGCCAATCTTCCATGTCCCGCAATAACGACCCCGCTTCCCTAAGAATCGCCTGGAACCGGCCCTTCAAACAGCAAAATGCTATAAAAATAACGCGACATCCATCGGGCAATCCCAAGGAAAACG AGAACGACATGCTACCGAACGACAAGTTCATCTTTCCTGATCTGGACATTGTAAGAAACCGCGACCACGAAACGTTCCTACCGAGGATCGGGGAGATGCCTGGTTGCAACGGCAAAACATTTTGTGAGACCATTCCGAGCTATCCCACGAAACTTGTGAACGAAGTGATCAAAAGTCAGAATTTCGGACGCGTTGAAAACGTGGACGCG GTGGATATTGGTTACAGGATAGGCGCTGATCCTACGGAGTCACTTTGCTTGTCCACC GAAAGAGTCGTATACCCACAAGCGGCCAAGGACGTGGATAAGCAGTGGTTGTACGTCGTCAACCACCCTAACTACACACAGGGGGTTCGAATAGAAACGTGCAC AAATGAGGGCCAGATATGTAACCTGATCGATGGCTTCGCTGCGGGTTACGTTACCACTTGCGAGCAGAAGCACATTTACCGTCAGCTCGCAGCAATCGTCGAAGATGGCTCAATGGACCACAGGCTCTTTCGTTTCCCATCCAGCTGCTGTTGCCACATTCGATTCGTCGGCTCCTCGTTACGATTTAAAATTGACAGATCCGTTGATTCCCAAACGACGGAGGACGACGTGGACACGGATTAA
- the LOC143370074 gene encoding uncharacterized protein LOC143370074, translating to MTTLPTMSSTEVEYTEETEMYPGTEYEEESTEEYEEEKEPTEESPEFVEYAQEENVTSETTPETTETTFTTLLTSEKLTTILPPVTPENVTAVSEIELTTESPIITTFATTYSATEFITVSMFETTELISLTSPTLPSEMTTKLFEITTLPTMSSTEVEYTEETEIYPGTEYDEESTEEYEEEEEPTEESPEFVEYVQEENVTSETTPETTETTFTTLLTSEELTTILPPVTPENVTAITEIELTTESPTPTTFATTYSATEFITVSMFETTELISFTLTTLPSEVTTKLFEITTLPTMSSTEVEYTEETEMYTGTEYEEESTEEYEEEEEPTEESPEFVEYVQEENVTSETTPETTETTFTTLLTSEELTTILPPVTPENVTAITEIELTTESPIITMFATTYSATEFITVSMFETTELISLTSPTLPSEMTTKLFEITTLPTMSSTEAEYTEETDLYPGTEYEEESTEEYEEEEEPTEESPEFVEYVQEENVTSETTPETTETTFTTLLTSEELTTILPPVTPENVTAITEIELTTESPTPTTFATTYSATEFITVSMFETTELISLTSPTLHSEMTTTLFEITTLPTMSSTEAEYTEETEMYTDTEYEEESTEEYEEEEEPTEAPPVFVDYVEEENVTSETTPGTSETTYTTLSFKAEHVVTTEIITVSKETLWLTTESPTLTSPVTTEWNAIETITTSTGTVESTSGTISGTTSWILTAVTSAVTTRIAEHTESKLSTVMIYDMNTTETTSLHIETPPATTEAIGVNTSHIATPQAIIVVVTIPNITSMTVASYLPEITTTPITFTESVTTIAQSTATTEEEAYGETEKMVDDEYAEEYKLAYEGEDEEEEITEVFTPIWHDYVEENFTIPEIVDTPTTGVVIHVEVSIMASNETVAPETPETTVALNVTMETLNITTVVYTLPPTSEYTTEYLPLEYVGGTKDRESEVTTEAGNVTLAEHTEIPMGTLFSQEVFNPATEATTRSLLFTELTTYKFKVPTDKVQQQIRHEELKKELLVKLDELEKNEERLLEKEEQLLNEEKVWEEEKVVQMEKITALEEQIEMFEAITASSKPESFTRRPTSILAREPTGSHQPTVLSTAPLTLEPTTVMTTEDMLEKEVRMLEDELSHKEEKLKEKEDSLSSREKTVQKEKEDLGKKIQVLKDQLAAKKMDVKPPGHTEKPESATKSAIHTTPSITLLPPTEGTTTEIQGTTIRRITLNGEEDEEMDNEDYRPQNIATSRICLNVLKNPSLGKHAENLVTHRVCLPFVPGDVGIKGGRDEKGTKIEKLHLGGPEWGEGAFTKGHGSTEEESLDEERDRRRAISDGKQDRFKRSDQQRLSGGIGGAEAFVEPGKIEEVANAANGTMGTQSYCSSPSYPEIISLGNNRRRHCRRGNGEYKKRSILGINEEDDERVIGEGENNEGDSWVERDASSWTMESIMAIDRDPMMAETAGRTPARGNSPYSSEQLRAWDALSPAHDGKWEARRGKEIKPSRDNSLMRGISDGDVIESVAELNEDEMHEVTDALNYGVAGDRSYAVRSANEDDEDEDPSKLDKSAGERQTPGPEWPTEPVTQYHVGGTRTWTLMFPEDELREELQSGQRDSGSDDKEALKPSTCLYVILGRGTESPDEDYSDEG from the exons ATGACAACGCTTCCTACGATGTCATCAACCGAAGTTGAGTATACCGAAGAAACTGAAATGTATCCTGGTACAGAGTATGAAGAGGAATCTACAGAAGAGTACGAGGAGGAAAAAGAACCCACTGAAGAATCCCCAGAGTTTGTTGAATACGCACAAGAAGAGAATGTTACCAGTGAAACTACACCTGAAACAACAGAAACAACATTTACCACTTTGCTTACTTCAGAAAAGTTGACCACAATTCTTCCCCCCGTTACACCCGAAAACGTAACTGCAGTTTCCGAAATAGAATTAACAACAGAATCACCCATAATAACTACGTTTGCTACAACATACTCAGCCACAGAATTTATAACCGTCAGTATGTTTGAAACCACCGAATTGATTTCTCTTACTTCACCTACATTACCCTCAGAAATGACaacaaaattgtttgaaataacaaCGCTTCCTACGATGTCATCAACCGAAGTTGAGTATACCGAAGAAACTGAAATATATCCTGGTACAGAGTATGACGAGGAATCTACAGAAGAGtatgaggaggaagaagaacccACTGAAGAATCCCCAGAGTTTGTTGAATACGTACAAGAAGAGAATGTTACCAGTGAAACTACACCTGAGACAACAGAAACAACATTTACCACTTTGCTTACTTCAGAAGAGTTGACCACAATTCTTCCTCCCGTTACACCCGAAAACGTAACTGCAATTACCGAAATAGAATTAACAACAGAATCACCCACACCAACTACGTTTGCTACAACATACTCAGCCACAGAATTTATAACCGTCAGTATGTTTGAAACCACCGAATtgatttcttttactttaaccACATTACCTTCAGAAGTGACaacaaaattgtttgaaataacaaCGCTTCCTACGATGTCATCAACCGAAGTTGAGTATACCGAAGAAACTGAAATGTATACTGGTACAGAGTATGAAGAGGAATCTACAGAAGAgtacgaggaggaagaagaacccACTGAAGAGTCCCCAGAGTTTGTTGAATACGTACAAGAAGAGAATGTTACCAGTGAAACTACACCTGAGACAACAGAAACAACATTTACCACTTTGCTTACTTCAGAAGAGTTGACCACAATTCTTCCCCCCGTTACACCCGAAAACGTAACTGCAATTACCGAAATAGAATTAACAACAGAATCACCCATAATAACTATGTTTGCTACAACATACTCAGCCACAGAATTTATAACCGTCAGTATGTTTGAAACCACCGAATTGATTTCTCTTACTTCACCTACATTACCCTCAGAAATGACaacaaaattgtttgaaataacaaCGCTTCCTACGATGTCATCAACCGAAGCTGAGTATACCGAAGAAACTGATCTGTATCCTGGTACAGAGTATGAAGAGGAATCTACAGAAGAGtatgaggaggaagaagaacccACTGAAGAATCCCCAGAGTTTGTTGAATACGTACAAGAAGAGAATGTTACCAGTGAAACTACACCTGAGACAACAGAAACAACATTTACCACTTTGCTTACTTCAGAAGAGTTGACCACAATTCTTCCTCCCGTTACACCCGAAAACGTAACTGCAATTACCGAAATAGAATTAACAACAGAATCACCCACACCAACTACGTTTGCTACAACATACTCAGCCACAGAATTTATAACAGTCAGTATGTTTGAAACTACCGAATTGATTTCTCTTACTTCACCTACATTACATTCAGAAATGACAACAACATTGTTTGAAATAACAACGCTTCCTACGATGTCATCAACCGAAGCTGAGTATACCGAAGAAACTGAAATGTATACTGATACAGAGTATGAAGAAGAATCTACAGAAGAgtacgaggaggaagaagaacccACTGAAGCACCTCCAGTGTTTGTTGACTACGTAGAAGAAGAGAATGTTACCAGTGAAACTACACCTGGGACATCAGAAACAACATACACCACTTTATCATTTAAGGCGGAGCATGTAGTTACCACTGAAATCATTACTGTCTCTAAGGAGACTCTATGGCTCACTACAGAGTCTCCAACTCTAACCAGCCCTGTTACCACAGAATGGAACGCAATTGAAACCATTACTACTTCTACAGGAACGGTAGAGTCCACAAGTGGAACCATTAGTGGAACAACTAGTTGGATTCTGACCGCCGTGACTTCAGCGGTAACTACTAGAATAGCAGAGCACACAGAATCGAAGCTGTCAACTGTAATGATATATGATATGAATACCACCGAAACAACTAGTCTCCATATCGAAACTCCACCAGCCACTACAGAAGCAATAGGAGTGAATACTTCGCACATCGCGACACCACAAGCGATCATAGTAGTTGTTACCATTCCTAACATAACAAGCATGACGGTTGCTTCTTACCTTCCTGAAATTACCACAACTCCGATCACTTTCACTGAGAGTGTCACTACCATTGCACAATCCACTGCAACCACCGAGGAGGAAGCTTACGGCGAAACGGAGAAAATGGTGGACGATGAATATGCCGAGGAGTACAAGCTAGCTTACGAAGGcgaagacgaggaggaagagATTACAGAAGTCTTCACTCCAATATGGCATGATTACGTGGAAGAGAACTTCACCATCCCAGAAATAGTGGATACGCCCACCACAGGAGTGGTTATCCATGTGGAAGTATCTATTATGGCCTCTAATGAGACAGTTGCACCAGAAACGCCTGAAACAACGGTTGCATTAAACGTCACAATGGAAACTTTAAATATCACAACCGTAGTGTACACGTTGCCCCCTACTTCTGAATACACCACCGAATATCTGCCACTGGAGTATGTAGGAGGTACCAAGGATCGCGAGTCGGAAGTTACGACCGAAGCAGGCAATGTTACTTTGGCTGAGCACACCGAAATACCAATGGGAACGCTGTTTTCCCAGGAAGTTTTCAATCCCGCCACAGAGGCGACCACGCGTTCGCTTCTCTTCACCGAGTTAACTACGTACAAATTCAAGGTGCCAACGGACAAGGTGCAGCAGCAGATTCGTCACGAGGAACTGAAGAAGGAGCTGCTAGTGAAGCTCGACGAATTGGAGAAGAACGAGGAGAGGCTACTCGAGAAGGAGGAGCAGCTGCTAAATGAGGAAAAGGTGTGGGAAGAGGAGAAGGTGGTGCAGATGGAGAAGATAACGGCGCTGGAGGAGCAAATCGAGATGTTTGAAGCGATCACTGCTTCGTCGAAGCCTGAATCTTTCACTAGGCGGCCTACCTCGATACTGGCTCGCGAGCCAACGGGTTCCCACCAACCTACAGTCCTCTCGACTGCTCCTTTAACTCTGGAACCCACCACAGTGATGACAACGGAGGACATGTTGGAGAAAGAGGTGAGGATGCTGGAGGACGAGCTGTCTCACAAGGAGGAGAAGCTGAAGGAGAAGGAGGACAGCTTATCGTCAAGGGAGAAGACGGTGCAGAAGGAGAAAGAAGATTTAGGGAAGAAGATACAGGTTTTAAAGGATCAATTAGCCGCGAAAAAGATGGATGTCAAGCCACCCGGTCACACAGAAAAGCCAGAAAGTGCAACGAAGTCTGCAATTCATACGACACCTTCTATCACTCTATTGCCTCCCACAGAGGGGACGACAACAGAGATTCAAGGAACAACGATTCGGAGAATAACTTTGAACggggaagaggacgaggaaatgGACAACGAGGACTACCGACCGCAGAATATCGCTACCTCGAGGATTTGTCTGAACGTATTGAAAAACCCGTCGCTAGGAAAACACGCCGAGAACTTGGTGACGCACAGGGTTTGTCTGCCGTTCGTCCCCGGCGATGTGGGAATCAAGGGTGGTCGGGATGAGAAAGGGACGAAGATTGAAAAATTACACCTTGGAGGACCCGAGTGGGGGGAGGGCGCTTTCACGAAAGGACACGGCAGTACCGAGGAAGAATCCTTGGATGAGGAAAGAGACAGAAGAAGGGCGATTTCGGACGGCAAACAGGATAGATTTAAGCGGAGCGACCAACAGCGGCTTTCTGGTGGCATCGGAGGAGCGGAGGCGTTCGTTGAGCCAGGTAAAATTGAAGAAGTGGCTAACGCAGCGAACGGAACGATGGGAACGCAGAGTTATTGTAGCTCTCCGTCGTATCCAGAAATTATTTCCTTGGGAAATAATCGTAGAAGACATTGTCGGCGTGGCAATGGGGAGTACAAAAAACGATCGATCTTGGGGAttaacgaagaggacgacgaaaGGGTTATCGGGGAAGGAGAAAATAATGAGGGCGATTCGTGGGTGGAAAGAGACGCTTCGTCGTGGACAATGGAAAGTATAATGGCGATTGATCGTGACCCCATGATGGCCGAGACTGCCGGGAGGACACCTGCTAGGGGAAATAGTCCTTACTCGAGCGAGCAGCTTCGCGCGTGGGACGCGTTAAGCCCTGCACACGATGGAAAGTGGGAAGCTCGTCGAGGGAAAGAGATTAAGCCGAGCAGGGATAATTCGTTAATGAGGGGCATATCTGACGGTGATGTAATTGAATCAGTTGCAGAGTTGAACGAGGACGAAATGCACGAAGTTACAGACGCTTTGAATTACGGGGTCGCGGGTGATCGAAGTTACGCGGTGAGGAGCGcgaacgaagacgacgaggacgaagatccTTCGAAGCTAGACA AGAGTGCTGGAGAAAGGCAGACTCCAGGGCCAGAATGGCCGACAGAGCCGGTAACCCAGTATCACGTGGGTGGTACCAGGACCTGGACTTTGATGTTCCCCGAAGACGAGCTTCGAGAGGAATTACAGAGTGGACAGAGGGACAGTGGCAGCGACGACAAGGAGGCACTCAAGCCCTCAACTTGTCTCTATGTTATTCTCGGCAGAGGAACAGAAAGTCCCGACGAAGATTACAGCGACGAAGGATGA